A genomic stretch from Hemibagrus wyckioides isolate EC202008001 linkage group LG02, SWU_Hwy_1.0, whole genome shotgun sequence includes:
- the wnt9b gene encoding protein Wnt-9b, protein MRAGTACLLRLTALCIILLSHAAAAYFGLTGQEPLAFLSSPYSGDSAGGKAHVKQCEQMTLTRRQKRACRREPGLAETLRESVRLSLMECRYQFRNERWNCSMDGRGSLLKRAFKETAFLLAVSSAALSHTLAKACSSGRMERCTCDDTPGLQQREAWQWGVCGDNLKYSTRFLKKFLGQKRVSKDLRAQVDAHNINAGIRAVKNGLVTTCKCHGVSGSCAVRTCWKQLSPFYVTGQLLKYRYDTAMRVLSVTNAATGDTELAGPARRGDMAPRPHPSELVFLEDSPSFCRPSRYSPGTAGRTCAKDTSCSSLCCGRGYNTALRLVTLSCNCQVRWCCHVECQTCVREEEVYTCKKH, encoded by the exons GCTCACGGGCCAGGAGCCCTTGGCTTTTTTGTCGAGCCCCTACAGCGGCGACTCCGCAGGTGGAAAAGCGCACGTGAAGCAGTGCGAGCAGATGACACTGACGCGGCGCCAGAAGCGCGCGTGCCGCCGCGAGCCGGGCCTGGCGGAGACGCTGCGCGAGTCGGTGCGCCTCAGCCTGATGGAGTGCCGCTACCAGTTCCGCAATGAGCGCTGGAACTGCAGCATGGACGGCAGGGGAAGCCTCCTGAAGCGAG CTTTCAAAGAAACAGCCTTTCTCCTGGCAGTGTCCTCAGCAGCTCTGTCACACACTCTGGCCAAAGCATGCAGTTCGGGCCGTATGGAGCGCTGCACATGTGACGATACTCCAGGTCTGCAACAGCGTGAAGCATGGCAGTGGGGAGTGTGTGGAGACAACCTGAAGTACAGCACCAGGTTCCTCAAGAAGTTCTTGGGCCAGAAACGGGTTAGCAAGGACCTGCGGGCTCAGGTCGACGCACATAATATAAACGCCGGCATCAGG GCTGTAAAGAATGGGCTGGTGACAACCTGCAAGTGTCATGGCGTCTCCGGCTCATGTGCAGTTCGCACTTGCTGGAAGCAGCTCTCGCCGTTTTACGTGACAGGCCAGCTGCTAAAGTATCGCTATGACACGGCCATGCGTGTCCTCAGCGTCACCAACGCAGCTACCGGTGACACCGAGCTGGCCGGGCCGGCACGGCGAGGTGACATGGCTCCTCGGCCTCACCCCTCCGAGCTGGTGTTCCTAGAAGACTCGCCTAGCTTCTGCCGCCCGTCTCGGTACTCGCCCGGAACTGCCGGTCGCACGTGTGCCAAGGACACGAGCTGCAGCAGCCTTTGCTGTGGACGTGGCTATAACACAGCGCTACGCCTCGTCACACTGTCCTGCAACTGCCAGGTACGGTGGTGCTGCCACGTCGAGTGCCAGACCTGTGTCCGCGAAGAGGAGGTATACACGTGTAAGAAGCattga